The genomic region TACTGCAAAGACCTTCAACGAAAGACTTAATTTCGATGGGGTTATACTTACCAAGTTAGATGGTGATACCAGAGGTGGTGCTGCGATTTCTATTAAATCTGTAGTTAATAAACCTATCAAGTTCATCGGTACCGGTGAAAAGATGGATGCTATAGATATTTTTTACCCTTCCCGTATGGCCGACAGGATCCTGGGGATGGGAGATGTTGTTTCTCTTGTTGAAAGAGCACAGGAACAATATGATGAAGAGGAAGCGAGGAAACTTCAGAAAAAGATCGCGAAGAATAAATTCGGATTTGATGACTTCTTAAATCAGCTTCAGCAGATCAAGAAAATGGGGTCCATGAAGGATCTTCTTGGAATGATCCCGGGAGCAGGTAAGATGCTGAAAGATGTAGATATCGACGATGATGCCTTTAAAGGAATTGAAGCTATTATTCACTCGATGACCCCTTTAGAAAGAAGCGAGCCTAAAGTTATAAACGCCAGCAGAAAGAAAAGAATTGCAAAAGGTTCTGGAACTACCGTTCAGGAAGTGAACCAGTTATTGAAGCAATTCAACCAGATGGGCAAAATGATGAAGATGATGCAAGGTGGCGGTGGCCGTAAAATGATGCAAATGATGAAGGGAATGCAATAAGCCCTCAAATTCAATACACACAACAACAACTAACACACAACAAATTAATGACGATACTTGACGGTAAGAAGATCAGTAATGACATCAAGGATGAAATTGCTGCTGAGGTTACCAAAATCAAAAAGCGTGGAGAAAAAGTTCCGCATCTTGCTGCAATTATTGTAGGTAAGGACGGGGCGAGTATGACTTACGTAAACAGTAAAGTAAAGGCTTGCGAAAGGGTAGGTTTTGAATCTTCACTATACAGACTTCCTAATACGGTTAGTGAACTGGAATTGCTGGATAAGATCGAAGAGCTTAATCAAAATGACGAAATTGATGGTTTTATCGTTCAGCTTCCTTTGCCTCCACAAATCGATACCCAAAAAGTACTGAATGCTGTAGACCCAGATAAGGATGTGGATGGATTCCATCCAACAAATTTTGGGAAAATGGCTTTGGATATGACCAGTTTTATCCCAGCTACTCCATTCGGTATTCTGGAATTATTAGAGCGATACGACATTCCTACCAAAGGAAAACATACCGTGGTTATTGGAAGAAGTTATATCGTGGGAAGGCCTATGAGTATTCTAATGGGAAGAAGCGGGTTTCCAGGGAATTCAACCGTAACACTTACACATGAGTTCACCAGGAATATCACTCAGGTAACTTCACAGGCAGATATTATAATCATTGCCGTTGGGATACCAGACTTTTTAAAAGCTGAAATGATCAAGGATGATGCTGTGATTATTGATGTAGGAATAACCAGAGTTCCAGATGACCATGCTGAAAGAGGATATGTGATCAAGGGAGATGTGGATTTCGAGAACGTAAGTAAACGAGCTTCCTATATTACTCCAGTGCCTGGGGGAGTTGGCCCTATGACGGTATCGATGTTGTTGAAAAACACCTTACTTGCCAGGGAAAGGCATAATAAAAGAGCGTTGGACGCAAAAAAGAGATAAAAAAAAGAGGGAATCTAAGTTCCCTCTTTTTTTATGAATCCTGTTGTTCCAATTTCCAGTCCAGATAATTGTGGAGATCAGATTCAATAAATCTGAGTCCGAAGGTGAGTACTCCAAGGTCGTCGATATATCCTAGCCCAGGAATAAAATCTGGAATAATATCCAAGGGATTTAAAATGTATAAAAAGGCAAAAGCGATAGTGGCGATCGTAAACCAAGGAACTTTTGTATAAACTCCTTTTCTGTAATCTTTCAGCATTCCAAACATAACTTTACCAAGCTCACTATACTTTTGGAGTAATCCCGAATTGTTTATTTTTTCGTCGATTTCTTCTCTGCTGTCCATAGCAATGGTCACATCATCTTCATCGATCTTTGTTACTTCGGTCTTTACAAAATCTTCATCGATCGTACTTTTCTTTTTTCCAAACATGTGTTCTAGATTTAATTGTCTATAATCTGTGATGGGCGTTACCGTATTCTTTCTTATAAATCCTCAATATCAGGATGAAAAGAGAAATTAGTAATGGCCCGAATATGAGTCCTATAAAACCAAAAAGCGGAACTCCTACAATCACTCCGAAAAGGGTGATCAATGGATGCACGCTGGCGAGTCTTTCCAGGACGTATAATCTGATAATATTGTCTGTTGAACCAACAACTACAAACCCATAAATTAGCAGGGCAATACCCTGGAAATCGCTTCCTTGAGCGAATAGAAGAATAGACGCGGGAATAATCCCTATCGCTGTTCCAATAAAGGGGATCATAGATCCTATAGCGGTGATCACGAACCAGAAAAATGGATCTGGTACTCCAAAAATTAAAAATCCTATCAGGGCGATAATTCCCTGAACAAATGCCACAAGGGGAATTCCAAGTGCGTTTGACTTTACAAGCTGGTTGCTTTCATCTCCAATGATCCTTAAGTTGTCTTTCCCCAATGGAATATATGTGAGCATGGATTCCCGTAAAGATTGCCTGTTGGTTAGCATGTAATAAAGCATAAAGTACATGATCCCAATAGCGATAAAGGCATTAAATGTGCCACCAGCAAGATTCTGCAGATTCGAAGAGATCCAGTTGGTCACAGAGGAAGTGTCGATGCTTGAACTTACATTGTAACCTATTGTATTTTCGATATTATTCAATTGTTTCTTCAAAGCACTGAGTACACGCTCAGAATTTGCCACGGCTTTTCCAATTTTTGAAGTTAGCATAATCGCTATAAGGGTGACAGGAATAAGAATTCCCACAAAAGATCCAGCCATTAATACTGATGCAGCCAATGGAGGTTTCCAACCCCGATCTAATAATTTCTTCATCCAGCCTTTAAGGATAACATATAAAGTAACTGCGCCCAGAATTCCCGAGAGGTAAGGGAGAACCTCGGTAATAATTAATATTACTAAAAACAATATTAGCAACAGAACAAATATCTGGCGTACTAAAGACGGTTTAAGTCTATCCATTTTGGTTGGTTGGCTGGTTTAAAAAATACTTTTAGGTAGCAAAAAGTTGACTCATGTCTTTAAATGCCTTGAATTCAAGAGCGTTCCCGCTTGGGTCTTTAAAGAACATGGTTGCCTGTTCCCCAGGTTTGCCTTCAAATCTTATATATGGTTCAATAATGAATTTGATGTCCTTGGACTCAAGCAGTTTCGCAAATTCGTGAAAAACATCCCATTGCAAAACCACACCAAAATGAGGTACGGGAACTTCTTTTCCGTCAACAGGATTGGAGGTAGATGTTTTAGTTTCTTCTGGATCCTGGTAATGGATTACCAGTTGATGACCGAAAAAATTGAAGTCTACCCAATGGTCACTACTGCGACCTTCGCCGCAACCCAGGGTTTCTTTATAGAATTTTCTGCATTTTTCAAGATCTGAAACAGGTATCGCAAGGTGAAATGGTTGTACTTTCATACTTAATTGGTTAATCTTATAAGTTTAAAGATAAAATATTTGCCCGGATTACAGGCGACCTAAATTAATAAGAACCAATTACAACCATCTAGCTACCTAAGCTAATTCTCTGTTAAGATTTAGGTTTTCTGGGCCGTTTCCCCCGTCTTGGATTCAGTTTCTGTGCAGTCTCTAATCTGGAACCTTCTTCGGTTTTGGTAGATTCGTCAGTAAGATCATTTATGGTTTTTAATTCTTCTGAAGTTAAATCACGCCATTCTCCTACCGGAATATCCAGGGATACGTTCATGATCCTTATCCTTTTCAAGGAGGTAACTTCATAGCCTAAAAATTCACACATTCGGCGTATCTGCCGGTTGAGTCCCTGGGTTAAAATAATTCTGAGCGTATGATGACCAAGTTTTTCGACTTCACATTCCCGGGTCACCGTATCCAGAATAGGGACACCTGATGACATTTTCCTGATAAATTCTGAAGTAATAGGCTTATTAACCGATACCACGTATTCCTTTTCGTGGTTGTTGCGGGCACGAAGAATTTTATTCACAATATCGCCATCATTAGTAAGAAAAATTAATCCCTCGCTAGGTTTGTCAAGTCGGCCGATAGGAAATATCCTCTTTGGATAGTTGATGTAATCGATAATATTGTCCTTTTCTACCCTGGTATCTGTGGTGCAAACAATACCTACGGGTTTATTAAAGGCGATATAAACGTTTGGTTCTTTAAGTTCTTCTTTTGAAACAGGTTTGCCATCAACTTTTACCAGGTCTCCCGGTATAACCTTTGTTCCCATTTCCGGAACCTTGTCGTTAATAGTAATTCTACCCTGGTCTATCAGTTTATCTGCTTCTCTTCTGGAGCAATATCCTAACTGACTTAAATACTTGTTTATTCGAACTTCTTCTGCCATAAAAATTATTCTGCTGCAAAGATACGAGATAAGAAATTGAGAGGCGAAACCGAAAAAATTTAAAAAATTTAAAACCTCAGGCAACCTTTTGTAACTTTCCTACGTCTATATAAATAGAAGGCCTTGTGAAAATGGTGAAAGTTATACAGCTTTTTAAAAATGAATCCTCTTTGATAAAAAGAGCATCGGTGGGCAACCGTGATGCTCAGCAAAGGATCTATGAAAAGCATTCACCTAAGATGTTGAGCGTTTGCAGGCAGTATGTAAAAGATATACATCATGCAGAAGAAGTAATGCTTAACGGGTTCTTCAAGGTTTTTAAGCATTTGAAGGATTTTAAAGATGATGGCAGTTTTGAAGGCTGGATTAGAAAGATCATGGTTAGGGAATCAATTTCCTTTTTAAGACAGCATAAGAAACTGGAATTCCAGGAAGACCTGGGATTTGAAAATGAAGAGGTCTTCAATAACATAAATTCTAAAATGGATGTGGCCGATATACAAACTATCATAGATGCTTTGCCTGAAGGTTATAAAATGGTCTTTGTGATGTATGCGGTAGAAGGTTACAAGCATTCAGAAATTGCTAAAATGCTTGATATTACTGAAGGGACTTCAAAATCCCAATTATTTAAAGCACGAAAAATGCTTCAGGAAAAATTAAAAACAATTAATTCATCAGTTTATGGCGCCAATTAAATTTGAAGAGCATGTAAAGGAGAAGCTGGATGAAAGAGAAATTCAGCCGTCGGCAGGTAGCTGGGATAAATTGAGTTCCAGGCTTGATGAATCTGAAAAAAGCTCAGGGAGAAAACTATGGATCTCAGCAATTGCTGCGGTAGTGGTTTTGCTGATCGCGAGTACCCTTTTTATAGATCAGCAGCAGCAAAACACATTTCCGGTGGTGAGTAATCCAGCCGAAGAAGCGAATGATGTAAACAAGAATAAGATTTCTGTTAATGAACCGGTTCAGGTAGCTTCAGAAGAAAAAGCTGAAAAGAGAGTGCAGGAAGATAAAAGGTCTGAAATTATGGATCCAGGACCTGTTGAAAAAGAGCAAAAAGTGGCTGAAAGTACAACTCTAAAGAAAGCTGAAAAATTAGAAGAGGATATATCGAAATCTTCTTCTGAGCGACAGCTAGTAGAACCAATTTCTATAGAGCCTGCGGTGATCGTTGAAAATTCTTCAACTGAATTGTCTGCCAAGGTGCAGGAGGTTCTGCAGAAGATCAAAAATGAGCAGGAACAATCGGGAGACCTAACGAATGCTGAGGTTGACGCACTCCTTGCAGAGGCAGCGATAGAGATTAGCAATCAAAGAAATCTTTATTCTGAAAATGCTGTGAGTGCAGATGCTTTACTTGCTGATGTGGAATACGAGGTAGACCAGTCATTTAGAAAAGAGGTTTTCGATTTCTTGAAAGAGGAATTTTTAAAGGCTAAGACGGCTGTGGCCACCAGAAACGAGTAATCAAATAATCATTTAAATATCAATTATCCCGAAAGGGTCATTCATCAATCAAAATCTGATGAGGAAGACTTTTGTCTTAATCTGAAGAAAACGAAAAACAATCGAACTATGAAATCTATCATTATTTATTTTACTCTGGCCTTATTCACTTTTTCGAGTAATTACGCCTATTGCCAGGAAGAACCGAAAAAAAGTAAGGAAGAGATCCTGGAGTCTAAAAGAGAAGAGATCATCAAAGAAGAAAAGGAAAAACTAAGGATTAAAGTTGAAAAGTTAAATAAACTTCTGGAAGAAGGAGAGGTAACTCCGGGGCAGGCTGAGGCTTTGAAAAAGGAGGCTGCAGAACTTCATGCTAAAAATATTGAAAACCGCATCGCCATCATGGAAAATGAATATGAATTCGATGAGCGTAATGAAAACGAAACCGGTTACATCGCCTTTGGAGATGATGGGAAAGTGGTCACTGTTCGGGTGAATAATGTCCGTAATAAAAAGTATGATAAGAGAACTTCCAGTGACCTGGTGATAGCAGCTGGTTTCAATAATGCCCTTGAAGAAGGACAATCATTGAATGATTCCGATTTTAAAATTGGAGGAAGCCGTTTCTTTGAACTTGGTTGGGCGTGGAAAACCAGGGTTTTCAAAAATTCAAACTGGTTGCGTTTAAAGTATGGTTTCTCGTTTCAGTTTGATGGGTTGAAGCCAACAGATAACCGGTATTTCGTTCAGGATGGAGATGAAACATTTTTGACAGATTTTGAATATGATCTGGATAAATCAAAATTTAGGATGGATAAACTTGTAGCGCCAATTCATTTTGAATTTGGACCATCTTCTAAAACTGAATCTGAGAATTACCTGAGGTATTCTACTAAAGGAAAATTCAAAATTGGACTTGGTGGTTACGCCGGATTCAATATTGGAGAGCGCCAGAAACTGAAATACAAGGTGGATGGAGATAAGCAGAAAGATAAACTTAAGGGAGGTTATAATACTAATGATTTTGTCTACGGTTTAAGCGGATATTTAGGTTGGGGCTGGGCTACGGTTTATGCCAAATATGACCTTAATCCAATTTTTGACGACCCTAACGTAGAACTTCATAATGTTTCCCTTGGACTTCGTTTTGATGTAGATTAATTAGCCGGTATAAATTTGTAATTTTGCAGGGCTTTAGAAATATGAAATTCATATTTTTAAAGCCTTGTCTTTTTTACTAATTTCAGGAAAACTTAAAGAAATCTATTTCAATTGATCTCGAAAACCACTATTGATAATGTTTTTGAAACCGCCCGTGTAGAGGAGGTTATTGGTGATTTTGTACAGCTGAAAAAATCGGGGAGTAACATGAAAGGTCTAAGTCCTTTTACAGATGAGCGCTCTCCTAGTTTTATGGTTTCTCCTGTGAAGCAGATCTGGAAAGATTTTAGTAGCGGTAAGGGAGGAAATGTAGTGGCTTTTTTGATGGAACATGAACATTTCACCTATCCTGAAGCTATAAAATACCTCGCAAAAAAGTACAATATCGAGATTGAAGAGACTCAGCAAAGTGATGAGCAAAAGGAGCAAGCCAATGAGCGGGAAAGTATGTACCTGGTTTCTGAATATGCCAATGAGTTCTTTCAGAAGCGAATGCACGAGACAGATGAAGGAAAGGCTATAGGTTTAAGTTATTTCAAGGAAAGAGGTTTTACTCCTGAAACTATAAAGAAATTCGATCTTGGATACTCACCAGATGATTGGGAAGTTTTTACGAAAGCCGCGCTCGATGATGGCTATAAGCTGGAATATCTTGAAAAGACAGGCCTTACCATTGTAAAAGAAGATAAGCGTTTCGACAGGTTCAAGGGTAGAGTGATGTTTCCTATCCATTCTATGTCTGGTCGGGTGCTTGGATTTGGAGGGAGAATACTATCAAATACCAAAAAGGCTGCTAAATATCTTAATTCACCTGAAAGTGATATTTACCATAAAAGTAAGGTGCTTTATGGTATTTATTATGCTAAACAGGCGATCGCCAAAGAGGATAATTGTTACCTGGTAGAAGGTTATACAGATGTGATCCAGTTCCATCAAAGCGGAATTGAAAATACGGTATCTTCTTCAGGTACCGCTCTTACTCCAGAGCAGATAAGATTGATCAACCGGCTTACCAAAAATATTACTGTGCTTTTTGATGGTGATGCGGCCGGGACCAGGGCTTCATTGCGCGGGATAGACCTTATTCTCGAGCAGGGAATGAATGTAAAGGTTTGTCCATTTCCGGAGGGAGAGGACCCAGATAGTTTTGCCCGGTCAAATTCTGAAGATGAGCTGAGGGAATTTCTAGAAGAGAATTCATACGATTTTATTACTTATAAGGCTTCTCTTTTAATGGATGAA from Gramella sp. MT6 harbors:
- a CDS encoding bifunctional 5,10-methylenetetrahydrofolate dehydrogenase/5,10-methenyltetrahydrofolate cyclohydrolase, producing the protein MTILDGKKISNDIKDEIAAEVTKIKKRGEKVPHLAAIIVGKDGASMTYVNSKVKACERVGFESSLYRLPNTVSELELLDKIEELNQNDEIDGFIVQLPLPPQIDTQKVLNAVDPDKDVDGFHPTNFGKMALDMTSFIPATPFGILELLERYDIPTKGKHTVVIGRSYIVGRPMSILMGRSGFPGNSTVTLTHEFTRNITQVTSQADIIIIAVGIPDFLKAEMIKDDAVIIDVGITRVPDDHAERGYVIKGDVDFENVSKRASYITPVPGGVGPMTVSMLLKNTLLARERHNKRALDAKKR
- a CDS encoding sigma-70 family RNA polymerase sigma factor; translation: MKVIQLFKNESSLIKRASVGNRDAQQRIYEKHSPKMLSVCRQYVKDIHHAEEVMLNGFFKVFKHLKDFKDDGSFEGWIRKIMVRESISFLRQHKKLEFQEDLGFENEEVFNNINSKMDVADIQTIIDALPEGYKMVFVMYAVEGYKHSEIAKMLDITEGTSKSQLFKARKMLQEKLKTINSSVYGAN
- the rluF gene encoding 23S rRNA pseudouridine(2604) synthase RluF — encoded protein: MAEEVRINKYLSQLGYCSRREADKLIDQGRITINDKVPEMGTKVIPGDLVKVDGKPVSKEELKEPNVYIAFNKPVGIVCTTDTRVEKDNIIDYINYPKRIFPIGRLDKPSEGLIFLTNDGDIVNKILRARNNHEKEYVVSVNKPITSEFIRKMSSGVPILDTVTRECEVEKLGHHTLRIILTQGLNRQIRRMCEFLGYEVTSLKRIRIMNVSLDIPVGEWRDLTSEELKTINDLTDESTKTEEGSRLETAQKLNPRRGKRPRKPKS
- a CDS encoding YkvA family protein; translated protein: MFGKKKSTIDEDFVKTEVTKIDEDDVTIAMDSREEIDEKINNSGLLQKYSELGKVMFGMLKDYRKGVYTKVPWFTIATIAFAFLYILNPLDIIPDFIPGLGYIDDLGVLTFGLRFIESDLHNYLDWKLEQQDS
- a CDS encoding PorT family protein, whose protein sequence is MKSIIIYFTLALFTFSSNYAYCQEEPKKSKEEILESKREEIIKEEKEKLRIKVEKLNKLLEEGEVTPGQAEALKKEAAELHAKNIENRIAIMENEYEFDERNENETGYIAFGDDGKVVTVRVNNVRNKKYDKRTSSDLVIAAGFNNALEEGQSLNDSDFKIGGSRFFELGWAWKTRVFKNSNWLRLKYGFSFQFDGLKPTDNRYFVQDGDETFLTDFEYDLDKSKFRMDKLVAPIHFEFGPSSKTESENYLRYSTKGKFKIGLGGYAGFNIGERQKLKYKVDGDKQKDKLKGGYNTNDFVYGLSGYLGWGWATVYAKYDLNPIFDDPNVELHNVSLGLRFDVD
- a CDS encoding VOC family protein → MKVQPFHLAIPVSDLEKCRKFYKETLGCGEGRSSDHWVDFNFFGHQLVIHYQDPEETKTSTSNPVDGKEVPVPHFGVVLQWDVFHEFAKLLESKDIKFIIEPYIRFEGKPGEQATMFFKDPSGNALEFKAFKDMSQLFAT
- a CDS encoding AI-2E family transporter, producing MDRLKPSLVRQIFVLLLILFLVILIITEVLPYLSGILGAVTLYVILKGWMKKLLDRGWKPPLAASVLMAGSFVGILIPVTLIAIMLTSKIGKAVANSERVLSALKKQLNNIENTIGYNVSSSIDTSSVTNWISSNLQNLAGGTFNAFIAIGIMYFMLYYMLTNRQSLRESMLTYIPLGKDNLRIIGDESNQLVKSNALGIPLVAFVQGIIALIGFLIFGVPDPFFWFVITAIGSMIPFIGTAIGIIPASILLFAQGSDFQGIALLIYGFVVVGSTDNIIRLYVLERLASVHPLITLFGVIVGVPLFGFIGLIFGPLLISLFILILRIYKKEYGNAHHRL
- the dnaG gene encoding DNA primase codes for the protein MISKTTIDNVFETARVEEVIGDFVQLKKSGSNMKGLSPFTDERSPSFMVSPVKQIWKDFSSGKGGNVVAFLMEHEHFTYPEAIKYLAKKYNIEIEETQQSDEQKEQANERESMYLVSEYANEFFQKRMHETDEGKAIGLSYFKERGFTPETIKKFDLGYSPDDWEVFTKAALDDGYKLEYLEKTGLTIVKEDKRFDRFKGRVMFPIHSMSGRVLGFGGRILSNTKKAAKYLNSPESDIYHKSKVLYGIYYAKQAIAKEDNCYLVEGYTDVIQFHQSGIENTVSSSGTALTPEQIRLINRLTKNITVLFDGDAAGTRASLRGIDLILEQGMNVKVCPFPEGEDPDSFARSNSEDELREFLEENSYDFITYKASLLMDEAKNDPVKKAGLIRDMVNSISKIPDNIQREVYLQECSRIMDINEDVLYASLAQIENKDPKSSAQPKKRSMEVVKEKETQKTKVDQLYELERKIISLLVLYGKQDGEFHDILLKQNEQGEMVYESEVQEAKVFEKIFLDLQEDEIEFTNEDFKELFFLLIEKLNSEDEFGVEMIINELKESQAVKLTDILMEEEQYELHDWERHDIPVKKKEQGISQYVTQTILSLRRYLVGRKINELVEAMKDADSDEENRTEMIQEIMSYTSLSTILSDRLGRVM